The Polyodon spathula isolate WHYD16114869_AA chromosome 23, ASM1765450v1, whole genome shotgun sequence genome has a window encoding:
- the LOC121298421 gene encoding translocating chain-associated membrane protein 1-like, producing the protein MGFRKKNKSPPVLSHEFVIQNHADMVSCVAMVILLGLMFEVTAKYAIMFITVQYNVTYTEYRSEPINFYDYGPKDFATIFFYVLVAIILHALIQEYILDKVNRRLHLSKTKHSKFNESGQLAAFYLFSFIWGTSILTAEEFVSNPTLLWEGYPHLHMFFQVKFFYICQIAYWLHALPELYFQKVRKEDIPRQLNYICLNVFHIVGAYILNLHRLGLTLLVPHCLVELLFHASRLFYFSDENKQKGFTLWALLFVMTRLLTLTLSVLTFGFGLARSENQGFSISEGNFNVLTVRIGCLAAVCLTQAWMMWKFINFQLKKWREHSQNQATKKKFTSPKSRPSKKESNRGNSINGVVKLEERTSPRARKAKAS; encoded by the exons ATGGGTTTCCGAAAGAAGAACAAAAGCCCGCCGGTCCTTAGCCATGAGTTCGTGATCCAGAATCACGCGGATATGGTGTCTTGCGTGGCCATGGTCATTCTGCTGGGACTCATGTTTGAG GTAACAGCAAAGTATGCCATCATGTTTATCACTGTCCAGTACAATGTTACATACACTG AATATAGGTCTGAACCAATAAACTTCTATGACTATGGACCAAAAGATTTCGCTACTATTTTCTTCTATGTTCTGGTAGCCATCATTCTTCATGCCTTGATCCAGGAGTACATTCTTGAC AAAGTTAACAGACGGCTTCATTTATCCAAAACCAAGCACAGCAAATTCAATGAGTCTGGTCAGCTtgctgccttttatttattttccttcatcTGGGGGACCAGCATCCTGACTGCA GAGGAATTTGTTTCCAACCCTACTCTCTTGTGGGAGGGATACCCACATTTGCATATGTT CTTTCAGGTAAAATTCTTCTACATTTGCCAGATTGCCTACTGGCTTCATGCACTGCCCGAACTCTACTTTCAGAAAGTTCGAAAG gagGATATTCCTCGGCAGCTGAACTATATTTGCCTTAACGTTTTCCATATTGTTGGTGCCTATATATTAAA TCTTCACCGCCTTGGCCTGACGTTGCTCGTGCCACACTGCCTGGTGGAACTCCTGTTCCACGCCTCTCGACTTTTCTACTTTAGCGATGAAAACAAGCAAAAGGG GTTTACACTCTGGGCCCTGCTGTTTGTAATGACCCGTCTCCTCACCCTCACTCTCTCTGTCCTCACTTTTGGCTTTGGTCTTGCTCGCTCAGAAAACCAGGGATTTTCTATCTCTGAGGGGAACTTTAATGTTCTGACTGTCAG GATTGGCTGTTTGGCTGCTGTTTGTCTGACACAGGCTTGGATGATGTGGAAGTTCATAAATTTCCAGTTGAAGAAATGGAGAGAACACAGCCAGAACCAAGCCACCAAAAAAAAGTTCACCAGTCCTAAAAGCAGGCCTTCTAAAAAAGAATCCAACAGAG gAAATTCTATTAATGGAGTGGTGAAGTTGGAGGAGAGAACATCACCCCGTGCAAGAAAAGCAAAAGCTTCTTAA